TGAcagtataagtatatatatatatatatattcttttatatgttatctcatccgaaattttatgcatttttaatgcatttttatttttatcagggACTttctagtatagaaagtccctgttattatgtatattattttttttccacttctctgtaacctttgtactttcatggttttatgagaataaactatctatctagttagctttaatattaaaaactttgagaattttgaaaaaatagttcCTGGTTTACTCATAAAATAGGTACTGTAAACTCAGAAATTATTTCATACATTTATTATTCCGAGTTTGAAGAATGGACAAAAGTGCAAgataaattattgcgatttcagAAAAATATGCATTCAGATATCAGAATGTGAGTTCTTGTCATTGCATTATAAAACAAAGTTGCATTATTTGCTTTATATGAAAAcctagcaataatttctgatttgacAGTCATAATTATGATTTTAGTACCAAAGAAAAAAATCCCTTGCTTGATTTCTGTTACAAAAAGAGGCTTCAAAATAGATATGATATTTTTTCAATTAACAGCTTTCACTTCGACTCTTCCCTTGTATAGGCAACTCACATGGGTCAATATGCTTTATTGATTTCCCATAGACGGTAATGGTAACTTTTTCTTCTGTGACTCGGTCTATATCGGAAACTTGGATATATATGATGGCTTGTTTTGAAGTTGGAGACATTTGCACATATGTGGTTACATTTTTTTGGTACAAAGTGAGATTCATTCCTCTGTAAATTTGAATACCTGAAAAATTCTTACCATTTTGTTAAAAATTCTCTTTTTTTTACActataagttctttgaaaatttaatacttggaATAACACCTCATCCAGGAGGTTAGGGACGGATGAACATTTCAGTCAAAGGAGCCATGGGATTAGGGCACTTTTAAAAAATTCCCTTTTCATATTGAATGAGGAAAAAAATGTGGTGAATATTTGACCACCTCAGATAAAAAAGTCTGTCGTTGAATGATTCATATAAGCTAGATATACACTTTCTCACATGACATGCCAGTCATGAATATAGGAACTTGCATAACAAAATGAGGTCAATTATCTGTTAAACAGCAAGTTTTATTATTGCTATGGCAAATTTGTTTTAATGGAAACAGCAAATGATTTATGGTCACAGTGGTTTGCCTGTTTAGTGTATTTCAATATGCCCTAATTTTACATACTACCTTCACCTCACtttgtaaaatacatgttttaaacatttatacaagAAAGTCTTTCATTTAAAAGAGCCCTTAAAACATCACTTGCTAAGATCGACATTTGTTTCTGCAGAATGAATAATACATAAAGAGGAACAAGCATTTTGTGAGTAATGCATGGAAATACACAGTCCCCAAACAGTTAAACATTCATTATAATGTAAAGAAATTCTAACTTAATCTATAACTTGTTATGGTGTAAACtacataaaataataaacaaacctaccactaaattcttcaaacaatttaccaaagaaaaggaaaaaaaatcaaaaatgtcaatttcatcaaaaatttaatgcTAGGAAAAGTTAAACTAGGGGCTCTTAAGAGCCTTGTcattcaccttggtctatgtgcatattcaacaatggacacagataaattcatgacaaaattgtgttttgtgatggtgatgtgtttttagatcttactttactgaacattcttgctgcttacaattatctctatctataatctatgattggcccagtagtttcagtggaaaatgttagtaaaaatttacaaattttatgacattgttaaaaattgactataaagggcaataactccttagaaggtcaattgaccattttggtcatgttgacttatttttagatcttactttgctgtaaatcattgctgtttacagtttatctctatctataataatattcaagataataacaaaacacggcaaaatttccttaaaattaccaattcaggggcagcaacctaacaaccaattgtccaattcatctgaaaattttaaagcagatagatcttgacctgattaacaatttcaccctgtcagatttgctctaaatgctttgctttttgagttataagccaaaaactgcattttacccctatgttctatgtttagctatggcagccatcttggttgggtttgccgggtcaccggacacatttttaaaactagatacccaatgatgattgtggacaagtttggttaaatttggcccagtagtttcagaggagaagatttttgtaaaagttaacggcgacggacgacagacgacggacaacgacggacagcaagtaatgagaaaagctaaaaaaatgagttatttccctttgaacagaaatcttGTAATCAATAAgtgtttcatcaaaaatttaattctagggAAAGGGCTTTAACTGAATAAGGAGAAAagctaaaatcatgaaaattgaacttgacctgtaatttgtcatgacaaaacaatacaccaaatatcaaatcaataccttcaagcatgaagaaaaaaagtctggaaaactgatttgctggactgatggacggacagacgatcagacagagtgcaaacctatCAAAAATACTGTGCAGTACAACAGACCACATCATCCATGAACATCTGACTAAAGGCAGGGATCTTATatggttttaaagatttttatattgtatatgatgATATATATTAGATTGTGATACTATAGAAAACTGTTTACTTACTTTTACTAACTTTGTACTAAAAATCACTTGAAATCAATTTTCCTGAAAGTTGGTTGCATATATATTGACAGTgattaaaacaagtgaaactgcgagctactgctcactgatgataccccgccgcaagtggatagtATTAATAGTGTGAAAATATGCAAGAGTTTGGTagacaggaagttgtcgagtgatgaatctgaaaatgcatcacatggTGTAGCTGActaatataaatcctgaaaccaaatttcagaaatccttgtcaagtagttcctgagaaaaatgtgccGAAAATtatcaacttggctatcatgtgtaaaatcatacaagtgtttggtaaacaggaagttttcgagtgatgaatctgaaaacgcatcacactgtataactgacttatataaaccctgaaaccaaattacagaaatccTTGTctagtagttcctgagaaaatgcGACGAAAATACTTATGtgatggacggactgacagatggatggatggatggatggatggacagacagaggtaaaaaagtatacccccctttttcaaagcgggggGTATAAAAATTAGATAAGTACATTTTTTCCCTCATGAGATCTTATACTTGAAAAAAACTCCttttaggtcaggtgagctaaaaagcagaCTGACAAAGGGACAAATATTTGCTTTCAAATTGGCTACAAGGCTTTAAAGAACACTATCAAAATTcacaatcatttttttaacaaagtaATCAATCTTTTTTTCCTCCGCCATTGAGATCTGTCCCAATGcctgaataaaatattttgcacTTCTATTACTTTTTTGTTAAGAATATCTGTAGAGCATGCCATCATATCGGAACAGGTTTTAATCAACCACTGATATGCTTTTGCCTGATATACAAGTTCATGATATTTCTTTTTACGATCAACTTTAATGTTAGATTCCTGAATTTCACCTAGTCTATGAATCAACTGCATCAACTTTTCACTTTCATGTTCGTCAATATCTTTCCTATTGGGACTTCTCGCCATCTTCCTTCTCTTTTTCTTTGGCGTCTCAAACATGTCTATATCTGATCTCTCAGGCTCCTGATCAGAATCTTCGGCTGACATAGAATGCATTGACAGCCTTGACAGATTGAGTTTATCCAGATCATCTTGAAAACTAAAAGGTTGGGTTATAAACTTTAATGttgatgatttaaaattaaaatctgaaGATTTCTCCTTTGTCTGTTCTGTTACCTCTTTATCTGGGTCCAAAAAGAAGTCAGCTAGAGTAGACTCTAAGTTTGGATTGTACTCCTCATTATCTGACTCAGGGTCAGCTGTGATTGACCCAGTAGTTGAACGTAATGCTTTGTTCAATGTTTCTAATGGCCTTAACAAGGCATCTTGTGTCTCAGGTCTTCTGGTTCTATCTGAAATAAATTAATGAAGAGCTGCACTATAAGCACATGATACGCCTGTTGCCCTTTTAGCTtgtctttatgctttaaatgattttttgggtacattaattaggctgttctcatttgaaatgttttacatttgtcattccagggtcttttatagcttaatGTGCGggatgggctttgcttattgttgaaggccatacgatgacctatagttgttaattttcttttaatttttgaaaggtAGCTTAagtcaacagatataaacaattcaccaaagtttcatcaaattttgtgaaagtgtttatgagtgattgtccaaaaaatggaaaatccccccttttcaagtgtaaaaattcataacacggaaacgtaaaatctgaaatttataaaaatcaaaagggcgCATACGTCAATAgttataaacaattcaccaaagtttcattaaAGTTAAtggaagcatttttgagttattgtaccaaaactggaaaatcaccatttttttaaggataaaacttcataacatggaaacgaaaaatctgaaatttataaaaatcgaaagggagcttaagtcaatagatataaacaatccaccaaagtttcattaaagttgatggaagcatttctaagttattgtccgaaaactggaaaatccccctttttttaaggataaaacttcataacatggaaacgataaatctgaaatttataaaaatcgaaagggagcttacatcaatagatataaacaattcaacaaagtttcataaaagttAGTGGAAGCGTTatttattgtccgaagtgtggatgatgaatggacagacggacggacagacggacaacggtataccataatacgacCCGTCttagacgggcgtataaaaatgaagGCTTTTCACAAATTTCtgcatttctttcttttttgaaaagtacacaattgatgattaaaatttaaaacaagaatgtgtccaaagtacacggatgccccattcgcactatcattttccaagttcaatggaccgtgaaaattggtaaaaaatataataaggcattaaaattagaaagatcagatcatagggaacatgtgtactaagtttcaagttgattggacttcagcttcatcaaaaactaccttgaccaaaaactttaacctgaaactcgcactttcattttctatgttcagtggacggtgaaattggggtcaaaagtttaatttggttttaaaattagaaatatcataagtaacatgtgtactaagtttcaagttgattggacttcagcttcatcaaaaactaccttgaccaaaaactttaacctgaagcggacagacggacggacgaacaaacagacgaacggacgcacagaccagaaaacataatgcccctctactatcgtaggtggggcataaaaagttttaaaaacttacaaaaacatCACAGCCATTATTGTACTCAGTAATTCCAAGATCTTCAAAACTGCACGCACACACAATGTGTTGAACAGAGAACTGTTCTGTTTAGTTGCAAGTTGATGCAAACTATAATCTAGAGCCTGTGTAGCATACCTGTTATCTATAAATTCAtgataaactaccttgaccaaaaactttaacctgagaaagagctgtttcacacaatctcattttcatgttcaatgaaccatgaaatgtgGACCAAAACCTAAATTTGTAGTAGTTTTTAGAAATTCCCAATCATAATGACTATGTATGcaaagttacaaatggatgcaactataacttcatgataaacaacctcgaccaaaaactttaacctgagaaagagctgtttcacacaatctcattttcatgttcaatgaaccatgaaatgtgGACCAAAACCTAAATTTGTAGTAGTTTTTAGAAATTCCCAATCATAATGACTATGTATGcaaagttacaaatggatgcaactataacttcatgataaacaacctcgaccaaaaactttaacctgagaaagagctgtttcacacaatctcattttcatgttcaatgaaccatgaaatgtgGACCAAAACCTAAATTTGTAGTAGTTTTTAGAAATTCCCAATCATAATGACTATGTATGcaaagttacaaatggatgcaactataacttcatgataaacaacctcgaccaaaaactttaacctgagaaagagctgtttcacacaatctcattttcatgttcaataaACCATGAAATGTGGACCAAAACCTAAATTTGTAGTAGTTTTTAGAAATTCCCAATCATAATGACTATGTATGcaaagttacaaatggatgcaactataacttcatgataaacaacctcgaccaaaaactttaacctgagaaagagctgtttcacacaatctcattttcatgttcaatgaaccatgaaatgtgGACCAAAACCTAAATTTGTAGTAGTTTTTATAAATTCCCAATCATAATGACTATGTATGCAAATttacaaatggatgcaactataacttcatgataaactacctggaccaaaaactttaacctgacggacggacgaacggaggcacagacggacggacggacgaagggaggcacagaccagaaaacataatgcccctactactATCGTAGGCGGGGCATAAAAATAGGTAAAGAAAACCTGAATTGAAACTTAAATAAAAAGAGAATGTGTCAATATGGACATGAAGGCCCTCGCTCAATCTTTGCAGCTTTCCAAgtaaaaaggggcataactctagactCACAATGTAAAATTTTGATGAGAAAAACTTAAGTTAAAGTGTGAAAAAGAAAATTGAACGGACAGTCAcaggtaacacttaatgcccccaTTGCCTACAGCAggggaataaaacaaaacaataaacacataTATGATACCTGTACTCAAAGGTATCAATCACAACAAAATGCTGGAAACCTAATTTTTAGGAATATTTTTATCAGTTTCAAATTTTCAGTTGTTTTTTTCTTGGCTTCTATGACAgggaattattttatatttgtctgCAGCTTGGTAAATTTGAGTTGTAGAGTGTAAACCATTTTTAGATCGGCCATGCAGCTACTTCTTGTTTGACAatagtttgaaaattttaatcaatttaaccCAGCAACACAGGTCCAGATCTAgtatttgtctttttgaaaagAGATAAGAGATAAAACATCATCTCATGGTACTAAACTAACCTCTTTTATAATGTGCTGCATTGTATTTCTTATCtttatcaaacaaaataaaatcttcaATGAATTTCTTTGTGTCTTTTATATTTCTTGATTcactgtaagaaaaaaaattgttgtacataacaaaaaatataattctatAGGAACAATGCTTTACTCGTATTATTAAATTCCATGTTCAGTAAATTTCAAAATCTAGCCTGAAACTAATTTAGCATCTACTGTTGGCCACAATTTTATAAGACACCATCCTCAGCCAAAACTGATTCAGGGtcaaacagacagacagaatgCTATCAGAGTGCAGTTCACTGTTTATCCCAATATATCTACAATAAAAACATTAGGAATAAAGGAAAAGGAAACAGAAAGGCAGTGATTTTAACCATACACTGACTGATCTACTGGAATTTAAATATCAAACCAAAAACAACAGTACAAATATCTTTAACAACTAAACTGAAGACCTGTGCAAATTTCCTATACCTTATATACTCTATTTTCCAAAGTACTAAAAATCCAATCTTTTTGTCTATGCAAACTGATTATCTTTCCAAAAAATCACCAAATtctttgattttcaatatttgcaGAGGCATGATTTGATTAGAACATAATGCCCCTACTTGCCCTATCATTTTCTGGGAATAAAAGAAATAGGAAAATTGTCTGCCTATATTGACTAAGCTTGGCTTGAGATTCATTCATAATTGAAGAggttaaaaaagtatatataatttATCCAAATGTATTGTTGAAATATTCAACCATCATTTCTGTCCCAAATTTCATGTAGCATTGATATCACCTTTCAATACTTATAGATTATTGTTAATCTtttcaacgagattgattttctcgcttgagacAGTACAGTACGGccaaagtgagaaaagcaatcgagttgagatgaccaattataatctgtttatcgcttttTTACCTATGAAGACAttattaatttcattgacaacgcaCGTGCACCCTTAAATTCAagcaataatttttcatttcactCAACTATGCTGAGAAAGgaaaattatcagtcagcaagatcaaaggaaaGTTCGTAAAATATCAATAATAGCCATTATTACAGACAATATCTGACAAAACTCATGGTGTGTCCTACAAAGAGTAGTTTGACATTCAAAACATCAATGAagttaaatttaaagaaaatcttACTCAGAAATATTTGTTGTTGCTGCTTTTATCTTCTTAGAGATGTGTGTTGTCCAGTCAGACCATACAAACATattgtattctgaaagaaaaaaatttgcaaaaacaGGGAATATTCAAATATATCTCCTTGCTTCTCAAGATCAAACGCACAATTGATGGATCTTCAGACAGTACTTACATTAATTTTCTAGAGGAAACCTGCTCAattctatttatttaatttaatttctatAGAATACCATATATCTGTCTTGTATAGActttcaaaatattgattaattgttgtttgTCCAGTAGAAGATATTTCACACATGTTCAggaagaaagaaaattaaaagatCCTACAAAAGGGAATACCAGAATGAAGAATGGCAGGGGATTTTGAATGGCACTTGTAAATAAGGGTATATAGGATAGGAACAGAACTATATTATATCCTTTCAACAGGCCACCTATGGACCTCTGAAAAAGTTGTTGGGTTTTTTACTTTATGTAACAAAATATTAAGACTCTTTTTACAACATAAGGATAGAGGTGTTTGCTTTTTTGAAACATGTAAACTCACTATTATGGAAAATGTTGTTCAGCTCTACTGCAATATGTGACAACTCCCTGAAAagaaaaatcttttatttcaaaaacttaaGCATTCCCGTACATTGAAAAGGCTTTTAAGTCACAAAAAAATCTCTTAAAGCTGTTAATCTTATTCTACCTGAATTTTGTTATGTTCAGAGAGAGAGAAAAAGATGTGGTACTAACCATCAATCTTTGGTAAATGTCTTTTTAGCAATCATTGATCTTAAAATCTGACTAATTCCCTTTACTAAGGTAACAGTATCACAAATGGCTAACAACTTATCCTTCAGTGATATCATTTACGGTcaattaaatttttgtattcttgtctttcatttctgctaatgtgttttgtctatatgcctgtgtgtgcttctttgttacatatttgtgtttttgtaGTGATACAGATTATAAcgtaatgttgactgctgtacccctagggactaaattttcggctctcccttgacaccatttgcaagtaGGGTTTTGAGGAAGCGATGATaatgatagtccatcggaaggggaccataaatggctgacccgtgttaagagagagccatatctcttgcacgtaaaagacacccttgtagattttgaaaaagagtaggctaatgccgctacaaggcagcactcgcacctgcaaagtggacaggattaatataagttgcaaaacttgtttccaaatccactataaataaatatgtttgaactaaaactAAACTAACAAGGTTTAaacaaccattttctacataagaaaatgcctgcaccaagtcaggaatatgactaattgttgttatcaatttgtttgatgtgtttgagcttttgattttgccatttgattagggactttctgttttgaattttcctctgagttaactatttttgtgattttactttttactgttaaTACATTTGCTATGTTTTAATTGTTGTGAAAAATTCATCATGGTAATTCTcgcattttgattatttttaaaagaattataaaacagcatttttctcaatattgcataaattaaaattgcaatttagtctaaaatgacCAAATcgaaataataaatgcacgcaattaTTTTGGAGTTTACAGTAACCATTAAATACAAGAAGTTGTCAGATTGGCAGCAATTTGATTTTCCGCATGAAATGAATATCATATTTGCAAATTAGGACCCCAAACCgatcaaaacaaataaacaattttggTCAAATCATCTTACCATAAAACAGCTTTAATAATTTTACAGTATAACAGATGGGAAACATCTTACCTTTCAGTTGAATCATCTAACCCTAACAATAGCTGTAGCGTTGTAACAATATAACCCATGGCTAACATGTCATTATATCTCCTATCATCTTCTTTTCTTAGCTCTGGCTGTATCAAATTAATAACAAATCCATGTAGTTCAccttcaaaattaaatattatgtATGTTAGACATTGGTACCCCTGCCATTATAAAGGCCATCCATACTATTAATGCCATTTGTTCTTTATAGAATAACtagtgtaaattcagaaataattgcgaaatgtttattaaaatgaataatgTAACTGGgtaaatattacaattataagATTCTTGTactgtatgcagattttcctgaaatcACAATAATCAATCTTGCATTCTTGTCCATTTcccaaaaattgcaataataaataattctgaatttacagaaatcaaagaattcaatacaTACCAGGTAAATCTAACATAACAATGTACTTAGACGTCAGAAGTTGGAGTGACACATCAGGAACATCGTTCAAATTCAAGTACTGTATCAACTTCTCTGTTTCAAATTCCAGGTTTTCATACTTTAAAACAGTCTGAAAGCAACATGTTTACAATATCAAAAGGTACAATTCATACACTAATATATTACATAATGTAAAATGACTCAATGAACAAAATAAGCCACCCCCAATCAAAGGCCTTAAAAAGCATGAAAGCCCTTATTTAGACCAAAATATTAGTTCTAATTAAAAAGTAATCATACATAATCTAAATTCAACTATACTAAGGAAAAAAgtatcaagaaaataaaaacaaatttcacattGGCAGTTACCATCAACACTAACCATAACAGAAGTTTGTATATTTCAACTTTTTAATTCATAGCGGATTGGAAAAGTATGTCCCTTATGTGTGACCAAGGAAACTTAATATTTGAAGAGATTATTTAAAAAGATTTGGTTAAGCTTCTgtacaattattttgttgttcCTTGGCTGCAATCAATGTTTCAACAAAGGAAATTTGGATGTAAAACTCAATACATTTGGCATTTTCTTCTATTATAACATAATTGGGAATGACTAATACATTTTTCTGTCGAAGAAGAAATAACCTTAAAGATGTTCACCACATTGTTTGGAATAGATATAATTCTTAGTTCCATTTTAGAGgatatatcatgaaaaaaaattgatgacGTCAGGGTACcaagacaaaattatgtctatgagcttaTAGACAAAAAactttcagccaatcagaagatgaaTTACATCCAATATTAAATTATGGTTATATCAAACATGGTTGTaattaatgtatatttttattcttatgcATTTCAAGCATTATATTGGGAATTTGTTTATACTCATCTCATAAttcaaagtaaaaatgtatagaaaagcaGAAAATGGGAGTCATCCAGATCAGAAAGGCTTGCATATTTTATAACTCATAACTGTTGAGATGCTGaccaaatatgaaattattttgttCCGTAGTATTTGAGAAATATGTGAACTTCATTCAGTATATTCTACCTCATTTGATATATTTTGGGAATGAGTATCACATAAAAGTAATTGGAGAATTGGTAAAATCACCTATAAGACAATTTGCCACCACAATAAATATTGTCCGTTTTACACTGGTCTTGGATatgcaaaatttgttttttttact
The window above is part of the Mytilus galloprovincialis chromosome 4, xbMytGall1.hap1.1, whole genome shotgun sequence genome. Proteins encoded here:
- the LOC143073022 gene encoding TATA box-binding protein-associated factor RNA polymerase I subunit B-like produces the protein MPVCQECEGTDFDERDGLYFCQICMTQSQDLRREEEGEDGGTFYNVSSVITKKSERKKKVENKGRPWHSFEAFTIIIREQVKALIKLGASAKLKDVVLQLWCNYLSKTGTAFPEDENKMDVFMRKHMRQRERYPGSVECPDIQPVQFRKTWKKKYGVSKKIAEKDLENKKLMTALQNEEFYEGDNPTEQAVAEEPDYSSDEDEESSDPNQIRYMRRSVEFMTMLKTLCFCYIGTLYTDHLVTLSDIIRWADQKEIPYYKATSLLPTDMKFCAKDGPTFSTTVLKYENLEFETEKLIQYLNLNDVPDVSLQLLTSKYIVMLDLPGELHGFVINLIQPELRKEDDRRYNDMLAMGYIVTTLQLLLGLDDSTERELSHIAVELNNIFHNKYNMFVWSDWTTHISKKIKAATTNISDESRNIKDTKKFIEDFILFDKDKKYNAAHYKRDRTRRPETQDALLRPLETLNKALRSTTGSITADPESDNEEYNPNLESTLADFFLDPDKEVTEQTKEKSSDFNFKSSTLKFITQPFSFQDDLDKLNLSRLSMHSMSAEDSDQEPERSDIDMFETPKKKRRKMARSPNRKDIDEHESEKLMQLIHRLGEIQESNIKVDRKKKYHELVYQAKAYQWLIKTCSDMMACSTDILNKKVIEVQNILFRHWDRSQWRRKKRLITLLKK